The DNA window AATTCAGAAGGCAGATCACGTCGGACGTCAGGTGGAAGTGAGATTACCAGAAAAAACATTTGATTTCTTTCCAGAAAAAAACATTTGATTTCTTTCCAGAACTGttgtttttaacctttttttacTCATCGTGTAAGTCACAGCATTGTAAAGTCAGAACACATTGATGACCACACTAAGATATGATTTTCAGAGTTCTTGTATAATGTAATACTACTGCCTTCCCATCTACTGTATTTCACGGATTGGCCAGTTCACCCCAAATTTAAActgagagaaataaaaatgaatggtcaTGTAACAAATTTTCGACTGACTGAAAATCTGAAATGGCACCTAGAGTGTACAAAATCTGAAGCTATGAACCCGAAGAGCTGGGATCCTCTGTAGCATGTACTATTACAGAGATAAACAGTACAGTGAATTTGTACTGATTTTTAATCGTTGAATCAGACATGAATGGATCAGATCTGATTGCTACGGTGCTGCAGTGACTGTGGCTACAACATTTGTGcacggaattttttttcactgcgCAACTCACATGAACAACGATCCTCTGTTAGAATCCGGACCCATCTTTGagttacaacttacaaatAGGAATCGGGTATGCTTTGCCAATTCTCTCACTTGAAGAACTAACAAGCTCATCTATTTTGCTAGTTTTCACAGCATACGGAACACTCGAACTGCGTCTCGGTTCATCGGGTTCCCCTTGTAGATGGTCATCGTCTCCTCGTCGAGATCAACCAAGACGGTGCACAGGGTGTACAGCGTTGGGCCGGTCATGTAGATCGGGTACTTGCCGTCAGCCGTGTCGCCGAGCAGCGAGAGCGCCTTCTCCTTGGAGTCCGGCGACCACTCCGCCGCTCTCCTCTCCCTGGCCATGGAGTTCTCGTCGTGAACCTGCGTTCACCGGTATGTTTCATCGGTCATGGAGGCTGGCCATGGAAATGGAAGAAACGGTTGTTGCTAGCCTTACCTGCTCCACCTGGAGATGGCGGTACATGTTGGCGTGGAAGAagggcgccgcgccggcctcgcGCACGGAGAAGCGGTTGCCGGAGGCGGTCTCGACGTTGacgatccgccgccgccggacgtcCATCAGGTTGTAGCTGTGGCCGACCGACATGTCCGGCGAGGTCACCGTCTGCTCCAGAAACGCGCACACGCTGATCGATCCGTATAAGCTACTACACCGATGAGATGAGAAAACGAGCTGATGTGTTGTGAGTTACGTTCATGGCGTCGTCGAGGCTCGTCGCTTCGAGGAGGTCGCGCGACACGAAGTTCcgggcgatggcgccggcaacgacctcgccgcgcgccggcgggACAGAGTCGAGGGTGAACGCCTGACAAGACCTGTCAGAACTTGGAAACGGTTGAAAATGGAAGTTTCAGAGTGACACTGACACCCACCACGCCATTGCTGTTGAAGCCGAAGGCGCAGGtcgggagctcgccggcgtagGTGTAGGCGGTGAACGACGACGAGCCGTCCGGCGACGTGGCCTTCACCACGTACCTGGAAACGACAGAGGCTTTTCAATGGGGCTGAGCGGCTGCCGGCTGTTCGTCAGGGCGAGCGAGAAGAGGTGAGGTGAGGGTGGCCGGATCAGCGGCTACCGTACGTGTGGCCGAGCAGCGCGACGTTGGCGTCCTCGTTGTGTCCGGCGATCGCCGTCGACTCGCTGACGAGCAGCACGTCCGAGCAGTCGTCGTCGGCTTCTTCCTCGTCGTGGTGATGATCCTCATTGGTGATGAACGGCAGGATCTCCTTCCTGAAGTTGACCAAAATTACCTGTCACTCGCACGTGTCAGCACAATTAAGATGTCCTACCTCCATCCAAAACACACTTGATCTTAAATCCACATGTCCTTGCAACCATTAAAAACACTCAAAAGGTAATAATGcatctttatatattttaaatcaatTGATGCACATTTTGAACATTGCCAGTCACCCAATATATTGATTTGATTATTAGTTATCAGTATAAAAcctataaaaattgtattctcttgtattttaataaatggaagggttgatttttttcacacttctaaccattcattttattaaaaaaacttacataaatatattttaattataacttacattttCACATacttataactttttaaaaagaacGAATATTCAACTTATGTACTTAAAAAGTCGATgacattatctattaaaatatatttaataaatgaggCAACAAAGTTATAATAGTTTAACTTGAACACTAGTATAGCCGTGTCAATTTTACAAGTTGACtcaatatttaaatagatattgatggttaaatttaaacatattgGTAATTGGTACACATGTTTTACTCACACTGTCCAAAAATACAATGACATAAACGAGTTCAACTTTCTCCAACAATGTAAGTATATTTTCACCTACCTACGCATCACAATCagttattatttaatttttcttactTACTTTTCTATCTTCACTGATCATAATCTCTTAACCTTAATCTCTCAAACAGAGCGAGTACCAAACAACACTTAGATTTTGTGACCTGGGAGTTAAAAAAGAAGACGCAAACAAGAGAGGGCGAAataagaggtgattgtttgatttttttccaaaaaagtCCAATAACattcttataaataaaaataatttatgaataaaaattttatgtacgtattcttagcaatttaaaaagcaaaggataaaaaataaacttcggtgagaaaaccctaaaattaactctaaatttaaaattaaaaattcaaattttagtttgctactgtaaacataaaaaatataattatagtcATTATACATGTAGGAGTGGGACCCCGCTGCCGTCGGCCGTCCCCACCAGCTCGTCCCAGTACCGCGGGTACCTCGCGCGGTTGGCGTCCCGGAGCGCATCGACGAGCGGCCGCCCCGGCGCCGTTGCCGCGAACGGGAGCAGCTGCTGCCGCAGCACGGCGTCGCCGCGCATCCTGCTCCGGATGGCCTCGCCGAACCGCCGCCCCACGGCGAGCCCCAGCGCGTACCCGTCGGCACACCGGCCGGCGTCGAACACGTCCACCTCGCCCCCGCCGGCGGCATCCACGGCACCCATCTTGCGACCCCGAGGAGCAGCAATCTTTTGGTGCCTTATCTGCAACAAGCCAGGTACTCCTATGTATTATTGATAGCTATGGTGCAATCGGCTTCGTAGAGTTGCGGGTTCATGGACTTGAATACTTGTTGGCCCAGTTTGTAATTTAGCCCAAACTAGAAAGCAAGTGTGGCTTTGCCACGCACAAAGAGATAAACTTAATTGAGCCTACTgctcattataaatttgtaaactATATTAGGACCCATACAGGTATATACATATCCGATGGActtaaacataatttttctTACAGTGTATTTCGATATTGATGACACATGTGCTTTATTTTCTACCTCTGCCCCTAAATGaaattctcttcttttctgtAGCATGTGTATATTAACTAGATAGTTTGATGATaagtttttagttttatattataaaggaGATGacattatttaaatattactttGCTATACAATACATTTGCGATTTGCGTTTTACTCTATAGACAGACATAAAAATAGTGGATACctacattatttatttgtatacTTAGAAAAAAACCGTGCGTTGTACTGGGTTAAGTTAGTATTAactgtataaatttaaataagttttgaaaataaattatacgtCGAGTTATGTATAGTAAACTGTGATCAACATATAATTGATTGGGAAGACGATTATAATTGAGAATATTAAATTACGCTCAATACTATAAatgcattaaataaaaaagatggtggCACACTAAAACAAccttttatgttatttttaaataagttctATGGGTCCTcactctttaattttttatccgatacaaatattcaatattaaatattgCATAAGAACCtcttaattttcaattttttacctttctctttttttttcttttttctgtttttctacTTTATTTTTCCCATATAGGCTCTTCTTCTCCCCATAACAGCCTTGTCGTGTAATTTTAGAACAATGGATTGAATCCGATTTAGACGTGAATTTCATATGAATAACTttgtacataaataaattatttatatgtagaaatattGTACAACAATCAAACTAATCTACactaaaatcacaataaaaatgatttattttgagaatttatatttgtttaggTGATAAacagaactataaaatttgagactaaaatattttaacaattaatttggCACCTGCACTAATTATAGACgtgttagaaaaaataaaattaaatatgattttcagTGGACAAAGGCCAAGtaaaaatttctattaaaCACCTCGAACACAGAAACTTTTGGTAGAGAGCTAACCATTCCATCCATTGAACTACAGGTCACTTTTGAAGTCTTGAAGTCTTGGACgcaagtaatatatatatatatatatatatatatatatatatatatatatatatatatatatatatatatatatatatatatatatatatatatatatatatatatatatatatatatatatatatatctatatatatatatatatatatatatatatatatatatatatatatatatatatatagagagaggaCATGGCAGCAGAGAGATAGGCAGGCTCCGATGGATAGCACGTCACGTGGCACGTTGCATTGCTCGAAAAATACACTCCAGCCATCGCATGAGCTGTCCCTAGGCACAAAACGAAAATTCTTGACGCTATCACAACGCTAAATACTTatctaaccaaacaatataaaacaggTAGGGTCATGACAAGTGTCAGTTTTTGGTTTCatcttatttcttattttcttggCATGTTTTGCATTCTAGTAGCCTTTGATTCGAATATTTGATGATATATTTGGTCTTTATGTACTCGAAATTCGAATATAGAGATTAACTTGAGTTGCATGCTGCTTGCAGTAATTCATTGTGCTGAGATTTGCATAATCTTGcaaattgattattattttaattttagtgtcTTAATTTTCCATATCCAATAAATAGCTAAATAAATGACacagatttttatttttgcaccCAATAGTTACAATCATACACTCTAAAATACATCAAGCTTAATTTAAAATGGTTTCACAATTTGGACAATTTCGTTCGTACCCTTATTTTGATctttaatattgattttatctctctttttaggtttttcatttttatgcctgtttttttaactcaataCCTCCTTAATCCAAAGTatactaacggtgttaaatcagcttttaaaaatatcattttaccctttgtcaaaaattttatttttattcttgtttattttataatctgTGGTTTTGCCCTCCGTGGTAAATTACATGGTATATATACATCAAGAGAGCATTATTAAGAAGGGGCGCGAGGGTCACCTGGCTAGAGGGCACGGTGAAGCCGTCGACGCCGGCAAATACGCTGCCGACAACCtccgcgggcgcggcgagcttGCTGTTCTTCGCGGCTCCCGAAGTCGgcgaagagggaggaggagaaggcgcgGCGAGGATTTTTGGCGGGGGCGGAGTGGCCGGAAGACGAAGCGGGGTCATCTCCCCTTGGCCGCTTCAGGCCGGGCGAGgcagccggaggaggaggaggcgctcATGACGCGAGGGTGCGGGACTGCCGGGGCGGACGAGATGGGCAGATGGCCTGTGAGCGGGACGGGGAATCCAATCCTATCTGTTCGCCCAGCTGAGCTATGGCCAGTGACACGTGGGTAGAACGAGAAGAGTGCACATCAAATTCTCACGTCCGCTGACTTATTTTCTGCGTTGAATCTGTTCGTTCAAGTCTTGCAGCGGATGTTCTCTCTGGTTCCTCACAGTTTGATATATGTGTCTCGACATGCTCGTCTGCTCGAAGTACATGTCCCTTGATCAGCTTCCGAAAGAGAATTGCACGATAGAGCAAGCGTAATTCCTTTCGTTCTCAGAACatgttttgatgtttttaggtgCGATATTTCAGAGACTGAACGAATGCAAGATATCAGAATACAGATAAATGGCATTCGGTCATACGCGGTCAGACAGC is part of the Oryza brachyantha chromosome 2, ObraRS2, whole genome shotgun sequence genome and encodes:
- the LOC102699290 gene encoding uncharacterized protein LOC102699290 isoform X1; this translates as MTPLRLPATPPPPKILAAPSPPPSSPTSGAAKNSKLAAPAEVVGSVFAGVDGFTVPSSQIRHQKIAAPRGRKMGAVDAAGGGEVDVFDAGRCADGYALGLAVGRRFGEAIRSRMRGDAVLRQQLLPFAATAPGRPLVDALRDANRARYPRYWDELVGTADGSGVPLLHVILVNFRKEILPFITNEDHHHDEEEADDDCSDVLLVSESTAIAGHNEDANVALLGHTYVVKATSPDGSSSFTAYTYAGELPTCAFGFNSNGVAFTLDSVPPARGEVVAGAIARNFVSRDLLEATSLDDAMNTVTSPDMSVGHSYNLMDVRRRRIVNVETASGNRFSVREAGAAPFFHANMYRHLQVEQVHDENSMARERRAAEWSPDSKEKALSLLGDTADGKYPIYMTGPTLYTLCTVLVDLDEETMTIYKGNPMNRDAVRVFRML
- the LOC102699290 gene encoding uncharacterized protein LOC102699290 isoform X3, with the translated sequence MDGMIRHQKIAAPRGRKMGAVDAAGGGEVDVFDAGRCADGYALGLAVGRRFGEAIRSRMRGDAVLRQQLLPFAATAPGRPLVDALRDANRARYPRYWDELVGTADGSGVPLLHVILVNFRKEILPFITNEDHHHDEEEADDDCSDVLLVSESTAIAGHNEDANVALLGHTYVVKATSPDGSSSFTAYTYAGELPTCAFGFNSNGVAFTLDSVPPARGEVVAGAIARNFVSRDLLEATSLDDAMNTVTSPDMSVGHSYNLMDVRRRRIVNVETASGNRFSVREAGAAPFFHANMYRHLQVEQVHDENSMARERRAAEWSPDSKEKALSLLGDTADGKYPIYMTGPTLYTLCTVLVDLDEETMTIYKGNPMNRDAVRVFRML
- the LOC102699290 gene encoding uncharacterized protein LOC102699290 isoform X2; the encoded protein is MTPLRLPATPPPPKILAAPSPPPSSPTSGAAKNSKLAAPAEVVGSVFAGVDGFTVPSSQIRHQKIAAPRGRKMGAVDAAGGGEVDVFDAGRCADGYALGLAVGRRFGEAIRSRMRGDAVLRQQLLPFAATAPGRPLVDALRDANRARKEILPFITNEDHHHDEEEADDDCSDVLLVSESTAIAGHNEDANVALLGHTYVVKATSPDGSSSFTAYTYAGELPTCAFGFNSNGVAFTLDSVPPARGEVVAGAIARNFVSRDLLEATSLDDAMNTVTSPDMSVGHSYNLMDVRRRRIVNVETASGNRFSVREAGAAPFFHANMYRHLQVEQVHDENSMARERRAAEWSPDSKEKALSLLGDTADGKYPIYMTGPTLYTLCTVLVDLDEETMTIYKGNPMNRDAVRVFRML